GAACCGCTCCAAACAGTTGACTCTGATAGGCATTTTTAAACGAATCCCGGATTTTCGGGCACGTCATGAAATGGTAAAAAAATTATTTACGGGCCCGCAAATTCGGGCCGAAAAACTTGCATTTCCTCGTCCAGAATAATTTGCGCACTGTATGCTATTGTTTTTAAATGGAAAAAAGTGTCAACTGCAATGTAGGAACAAAAAGAGTACAAACTTGCACGGTGTCAAAAAACGATACTCGAATCGAAAAAGGAGGCCGCTTGCGCAGACCTCCTTGAAGTCATTGAACAATCTGGTGACGTAAGGTTCAGGCAGATATTGCCTTGACGCGCTTGGCCAGCCGGGAAACTTTCCGCGACGCCGTATTCTTGTGCATGATGCCCTTTTGAGCACCGCGCATGATTTCAGGCTGCGCGGCCTTGAGAGCGTCTGCTGCGGCCCCCTGATCGCCCTTGGCGATCGCCTCTTCCACCGTGCGGAGGAATGAACGGACCCTGGAGCGGCGGTTCATGTTGATTTCTGTGCGCCGGGCGATGTGCCGGACGGCTTTCTTTGCCGAACGAGTATTGGCCATGTGTTGTCTATTCCTGACTATGCCGCCGTGCTGACAGCATCTTGAAACCGAAAGCTGCCCGTTCCGGTCACCTGACCGCCGCGCCCAAATACAGGTACAAGCCACGGTCAACAGAACAACGGGTGTGCTGAGATGAGCGGTTTCTTATAGTAAGTCTGATGCGGCGTCAACAAACACCTCTCGTATGCCGGCACCGCGCCTGCACATCATTTACGAATTCGAGAATTTCGGCTTTCTCTTGTCCGCAAAGGCCGCCATGCCTTCCTTCTGGTCATCGGTGGCAAACATGGAGTGAAACACGCGGCGTTCGAAGCGCACGCCCTCGGCAAGGGTCGTTTCATATGCGCGGTTCACGGTTTCCTTGGTCATCATTGCGATGGGCATGGACTTGGCCGCGATAACCGCCGCCGTCCTGACGGCTTCGTCGATCAGATCAGCAGCGGGCACAATCCGCGAGACCAGGCCTGAACGCTCGGCTTCCTCGGCATCCATCATGCGTCCGGTGAGGCACATTTCCATGGCCTTGGACTTGCCGACAAACCGGGTCAGGCGCTGGGTGCCGCCAGCGCCGGGCATGGCGCCGAGATTGATTTCGGGCTGGCCGAACTTTGCCGTATCCGCGGCCAGGATGAAATCGCACATCATTGCCATTTCACACCCACCGCCCAGCGCATAGCCCGCCACTGCGGCGATGACCGGTTTGCGGCACCTGGACACTTTTTCCCACTTGCCGATGAAATCACCCAGATAGACGTCCATGTAGGACTGCGACTGCATCTCCTTGATATCCGCGCCGGCGGCAAACGCCTTTTCGGAGCCGGTGATCACAATGGCTCCGATGGCGCCGTCTGCCTCAAATGCATCCAGCGCCTCATTGAGCTCGTCAATCAATGCACTGTTCAGCGCATTGAGCGCATCCGGCCGGTTCAACGTAATCAGGCCGACGGCATCACGGGTTTCTACGGATATACTGGAGTAGGTCATCGGGTACTCTCCCTGCAGGACGGGTCAACGAATTATTCTGGGGCAATAAACAGCAAACCGTTCAGCGCTGGCAAGTGGGGCAATAGAAACTGGACCGGCCCGACTGGACAATTCGCTTGATCCGTGACGTGCAGCCTTGTGTCCGGCATGCCTCGCCTTCGCGGTCATAAACGTCAAACCGTTGCTGAAATTCACCTGACCCGCCATCGGTGTGGGCGTAGTCACGCAGTGTCGATCCGCCAGCCTCGATCGCTTCGGCGATGATGGCGCGGACGCTATGCACCAGCGGCTCGACCAGAGGCGAAGCGCCGCGTTTGCGGACAATGGTTCCTGACAGGCGTTTTGGCGACAGCCGCGCCCGGTACAAGGCCTCGCATACATAAATATTGCCAAGCCCGGCAATGATCCGCTGGTCCAGCAGGGCCGCCTTCAACGGGGACCTGCGTCCGGCAAGGGCGCCGGCCAGGAAATCGGCGTGCAGCTCATTGCCGAGCGGTTCGACACCGAGACCGGCAAGAAACCGGTTGGTGTCGGCACCGCCTGGTTCGATCAGGTCAACGAACCCGAAGCGGCGCGGGTCCGTGTAGACGACCCGGGCGCCGTCATCGAGATCGACCACCACATGATCATGCGGTCCGTCACCGGCATGCCCTGCCTGCTCGAGATAGTAGAACTCTCCGAGGTTGCGGGCTGCGCCATCCGGCGGCCACACGGTAAACCTGCCGGTCATACCCAGATGAACCAGTACTGTGTGCCCGCTTTCCAGCTCGATGAGGATGTATTTGGCGCGCCGCCTGAGCGCGATTACGCGCTTGCCAGACACAATTTCCGCCAGACCGGCGGGGAATGGAAACCTGAGATCTGGCCGGTTCAGCCTGACGGTTTTCACCCGCCTGTCCACCAGTGCAGGCTCAAGCCCTCGTCGTACGGTTTCCACTTCCGGCAGTTCAGGCATTTTTGTCTTCCCGCAGCCGCAAATATCGATGCGGCATGTTCACCTTGTTGGGGCACAACTGATAGCCATGATTGGCAAGCTGGTCTATGGTCGCGACCACAATGAACGATACAGAAAAAACAAAACCTGCGGACGAAACTTCGTTCGGATTCCGAACCGTTGCAGAAGCAGACCGTCAGGGCCTGGTCAACGAGGTGTTTGGCAAGGTTGCAGCCCGCTATGACCAGATGAACGACCTGATGTCAGGCGGTTTGCACCGGCTGTGGAAAGACGACTTCATCGCGCTGCTGAACCCGCCGAAATCCGACCGCCCGTTCAAGGTTCTGGATGTCGCCGGCGGCACCGGAGATATTGCATTTCGTATTGCCCGCGCGGGCGGCGGTGGCACGGAAGTCACCGTTGCCGACATATCTCCGGAGATGGTCGGCGAAGGTGCCCGGCGGGCGCCGGGCGAATTGCACGGCGGCAAGTGCCGGTTCAGTGTGGGCAATGCGGAAACCCTGGCATTTCCGGACAACACCTTTGACGCCTACACGATCGCCTTCGGCATTCGCAATGTCACCCATATCGACCGGGCTCTCGCGCAAGCCTACCGGGTCCTGAAGCCCGGCGGGCGTTTTCTGTGCCTGGAATTCTCGCATGTGGATGTTCCCGGCATGGAACAGGTTTATGAAGCCTATTCCATGACCGTCATTCCCGCCGTCGGCAAGGTAGTGACAGGTGATGGCGATCCGTACCGGTACCTGGTCGAAAGCATCCAGAAGTTTCCCGCGCCGCAGGTGTTTGAACACATGATTGGCGAGGCCGGCTTCGTGCGCACCAGTCACCGGATGCTGACAGGCGGTATTGTTGCCATCCATTCCGGCTGGAAGGTCTAGGCACACATCGCATGTTCAATAAATTACGACACCTGTTCAAGCTTGCCCGCGCCGGCCGCACCATTGCCCGCCATGGCGGGCTCGATGCCGCCCTGGATGACGACAATGTGCCATCGGCCGCGAAATCCGTTCTCAGGCTTTTAGGCGCCGGCAAGTCAAGCCGGGAACAACGCTCCGGCCTGGCCGAAGCCCTGAACGAACTGGGGCCAAGCTACATCAAGCTTGGGCAGTTCCTGGCCACCCGGCCGGATATGATCGGCAGCGAACGGGCAGGTGCACTGCGGCAACTGCAGGACCGCATGAAGCCGTTCGACATGAACGAGGCGCGTGAAGCCATTCAGGCCGGCCTGGGCAGACCGGCGGGTGAAATCTTCCAGCCGCTGTCCGATCCGGTTGCGGCCGCCTCGATTGCGCAGGTTCACAAGGCCCAGGTCATCGACGAGGCCGGAAACAGGCGGGACGTGGCGGTCAAGGTGCTGCGACCCGGTGTCGAGGCGAGGTTCCGGGACGACCTGGAGACATTCTTTACCGCAGCCAGGTTGGCCGAGCGGTTTTCCGCAGAAGCCCGCAGGCTGAACTTCGTAAAGGCCGTGGCAACGCTGGAACGCTCGGTCGAACTTGAAATGGACCTGCGCCTGGAGGCAGCGGCCATGTCCGAGATGGCCGAAAACACCCGCGATGATCCCGGCTTCCGGGTGCCTGAAATCTTCTGGCAGCAAACCTCGCGCAGGATACTGACAAGCGAATGGATTGACGGTATCGCACTGACCGATGACAAGGCGCTGGCCGCGTCAGGGCTCGATCTGCCGGGGCTCGGGGACACGGTCATCCAGTCGTTTCTGCGCCACGCGATGCGTGACGGGTTCTTCCATGCCGACATGCATCAGGGCAATCTGTTCATCGACGCCCGGAACGACCTGGTGGCGGTCGATTTCGGCATTATGGGCCGCCTGAGCATGAAGGACCGCCGGTTTCTTGCCGAAATTCTGTGGGGTTTCATCAAGCGCGACTACAAGCGCATCGCGACGGTTCATTTTGAGGCCGGTTATGTGCCTGCCGGTCAGGATGTAGACCTGTTCGCACAGGCCCTGCGCGCCATCGGCGAACCGATCATGGGCCGCAACTCAACCGACATTTCCATGGCCCGGCTGCTGACCCAGCTGTTCGAGGTCACCGGCCAGTTCAATATGGAAACCCAGCCGCAGCTCATTCTCCTGCAGAAAACCATGGTTGTGGTGGAAGGAGTTGCGCGCAGTTTCAACCCCAAGCTCAATATGTGGGTGACGGCGGAACCGGTGGTCGCGGAATGGATGGAGCAGAAACTCGGCGCGCAGGGCAGGCTTGAAGATGCCGCGGAAGGCGCTGCGACCCTGGGCAGGCTGGCGGCATCCTTCCCGGAAGTGCTCAGCGAGCTGGGACAGGCATCTGCACTGGTATCTTCAATGGCGCAGTCCGGCGGCATCCGGCTGGACAGTGACACGACGGAAGCAATCGCGGCAGCGCAGGCGCGTCATTCCGCCTCCAATCGGGGCGCGTTATGGGTAGGTGCCGTTGCGCTGGTGGTACTCGCTGTATCGCTGGCCCTGTAGTAAGGTTTGAGACCATGAGTGAGCAAAAGCGCATATTGCTGATTATCGGGGGCGGCATCGCCGCCTACAAGACGCTTGAACTGATCCGGCTGTGCAAGAAGGCAGGCGTGGCGGTTACCCCGATTCTGACCCGTGGCGGCGAACAGTTCGTAACGCCGCTTTCGGTCGGCGGACTGGCCGGTGAGAAAGCCTACACGAACCTGTTCGACCTGACCGATGAAGCGGAAATGGGGCACATTCAATTGTCGCGGGTTGCCGACCTTGTGGTAGTGGCGCCGGCAACGGCTGACCTGATGGCAAAGATGGCCTCCGGCCAGGCCGATGATCTGGCAACCACAGCGCTGCTGGCAACCGACAAGCCGGTCCTGATGGCGCCCGCCATGAATGTGCGCATGTGGCAGCATCCCGCAACCCGGCGCAATCTGGAAACCCTGAAAAGCGACGGCGTGCTGGTGTGCGGGCCCGAAGAAGGCGACATGGCATGCGGCGAGTATGGACCGGGCCGGATGAGCGAAGCCGCAGATATCTTTTCGGCCATCGAAAAATTTTACGGCGGCCAAGGTCTGCCGGCACAAACCAGGCCCGATGTGTGCAAAACCGGTCCATTGGCCGGACGCAAGGTGCTGATCACCGCAGGGCCCACGCACGAACCGATCGATCCGGTGCGCTACATCGCCAACAGGTCGTCCGGAAAGCAGGGCTATGCGCTGGCCGAGGCGGCCATTGCGCTGGGCGCCGAGGTCGCACTGGTATCAGGTCCTGTCGGCCTGCCGATTCCGCAAGGCGTTGAGCTGATCAACGTCGAAACCGCGCGCGACATGCTGAAAGCAGTGCAGGGCGAATTGCCTTGCGACATGGCCATTTTCTGTGCCGCGGTGGCTGACTGGCGAACCGAGGACAATGCACAGCAGAAGATGAAGAAGGACGGCAGCGGCAAGCCGCCCGCTTTGAAGCTGGCGGAAAACCCGGACATCCTGAAATCGGTCGGCCACCTGAAGAACCACCGCCCGGCACTGGTGGTCGGTTTTGCCGCGGAAACCGAAAACGTGGTTGACAATGCGCGCAAGAAACTCACCGCCAAGAATGCGGATATCATTGTGGCCAACGACGTCAGCGACGAAGGCGGCGTCATGGGGGGACGCGACAACACCGTGCACCTGGTCGGACCGGACAAGGTCGAAGACTGGGATAAAATGTCCAAACGCGATGTGGCCGTGCGTCTCATGGACCACTTTACGGCCATGCTCGCAGAAAACACATGACGCCGGCCCCGGAAGTACGGCTGAGCTGGCTGCCCCATGGCGAGGGACTGGAAGCGCCTGCCTATGAAACCGCACAGGCGGCTGGAATGGATATTCGTGCAGCTGTGCCGGCTGACGATCCGGTTGTGCTTGAAGCTGGCGCCCGGGCTCTGATCGAGACCGGTTTTGCAATGGCGTTGCCGCCTGGTTTCGAAGCACAGATACGACCCCGGTCCGGGCTTGCCATCAAGCAGGGCATTACCTGCCTCAACACTCCCGGCACCATCGATGCCGACTACCGTGGTGAGATCAAGGTGATCCTGATCAATCTCGGCGATGCCCCTTTCACCATCAATCGCGGTGAACGTATCGCCCAGATGGTGATTGCACCGGTGGTCCAGGCAACCATCACACAGGTCGATGTGCTGGATGCCACCGGCAGGGGTTCAGGCGGCTTCGGTTCAACAGGGAAAAGCTGATCATGGCGCTAAGCGATGATGAAATCGAAAGGTATGCCCGGCACATTGTGCTACGTGAACTGGGCGGGCCGGGCCAGCAAAAGCTGAAAGCGGCAAAAGTGCTGGTGGTCGGTGCCGGCGGCCTGGGCGCGCCGGTGCTGTTGTACCTGGCAGGCGCCGGTGTCGGCACCATCGGCGTGGTGGATGACGACATCGTCAGCCTGTCCAACCTGCAGCGGCAGATTATTCACACCACAAAAGCAGCGGCTGAGAAAACCGCGAAGACCGACAGCGCGGCCGCCCGGATCAATGACCTCAATCCCAATGTGTCGGTCGTCACGCATCAGACGCGGCTTGATGCCTCCAATGCGCTCGATATCATTTCAGACTATGACATTGTTGCCGACGGCTGTGATAATTTCGTCACCCGGTTTCTGGTGTCAGATGCCTGTTATCTGCTGGGCAAAACGCTGGTGTCCGCCGCCGTCGGCCAGTTTGATGCACAACTTTCCACGTTCAAGCCCCACCTTGAGCAGGCAGACGGCACCCCGTATCCCAGCTACCGGTGCCTGCACACCGACATCCCGCCCGACGGCATGGTGCCGTCATGTGAGGAGGCAGGTATCATTGGGGCGCTGACCGGTGTCATCGGCTCCATGCAGGCCATGGAAGTGATCAAGGAAATTTCGGAAATAGGTGACAGCCTGGCCGGGCGCATGGTGATGTACGATGCGCTGTCCGCGCGTTTCATGGTCACAAGACTGAGCTGGAACCCGGACAACCCGCTCAATGGCCGCCATCCGGCCATCACTGACCTGTCAGCTTACCAGTAGGGTGAACCGGGCCCGGTTGGCAGTGTAAACGTGCCTATTCCGATCCCGCGGCCAGGTCTTCCGGACGGGGTGTGGAGATAATGTTGTAGCCTGAATCCACAAAATGCACTTCGCCGGTGACCCCGCCGGACAGGGGCGACAGCAGGTACAGGCCGGCACCGCCGACCTCCTCCAGGCTGACGGGACGGCGCAACGGCGAATGCTGGCGCTGGAAAGAGAACATGGCGCGCGCGTCTGCGATGCCGGCGCCGGCCAGGGTGCGCATGGGCCCTGCGGAAATGGCATTCACCCTTATGCCCCTTGGTCCATAGTCTGCCGCCAGGTACCGCACCGAAGCTTCCAGCGCCGCCTTGGCCACGCCCATGACATTGTAATTCGGCATCACCCGGGTGGCACCACCATAGGTCAATGTCAGCATGGAGCCGCCATCATTCATCATGGCGGCCGCTCGCCGGGCAATCTCGGTGAACGAGAAACACGAGATCACCATGGTGCGTGAAAAGTTCTCCCGGGTTGTATCGGCATAAAGCCCGCTCAGTTCGTTCTTGTCGGAATAGGCAATGGCGTGCACCACAAAATCCAGAGAGCCCCATTCTGCCTGGAGCGTATCGAAGACGGCAGCAACCGTTGCGGGGTCTTCGACATCACACGGCATCACCAGCGACGAACCTGCCTTTTCAGCCAGGGGCGCCACGCGCTTGCCGAAGGCATCGCCCTGATAGGTAAACGCCAGCTCTGCGCCGTGCTCGCGCAATGACCTGGCAATGCCCCATGCAATTGAGTGATCGTTCGCCACTCCCATGATCAGGCCGCGGCGGCCCTTCATCAGATCGCTTTTAACTTCAATCATTGTCGTTCCTGAAATCATCCCTGCCACGGCACCGCAGCCCGGTTTGGGTCCGGACTGGCCGCACGTAATTACAACTGGGAAAGTGCTTAACCGTTATAGCGCTGGAAAACCAGAGTGCCGTTGGTGCCGCCGAAGCCGAAGCTGTTGGACAGCACGACATCCAGGTTCGCATTGTCGCGGCGTTCGCGAACAACCGGAATGTCGGCAAACTCCGGATCCAGTTCCTCGATGTTGGCGCTTTCGCAAATGAACCCGTTCTGCATCATCAGGATCGAGTAGATCGCTTCCTGTACGCCGGCAGCGCCGAGTGAGTGCCCGGTGAGGGATTTTGTCGCTGAAATCGGCGGAATATCATTGCCGAACACTTCGCGTATGGCTTCTATTTCCCGCAAGTCGCCAATCGGTGTCGATGTGGCATGGGGATTGATGTAGTCGATTTTCTCATTGACCGTGGACATGGCCAGCTTCATGCAGCGTGCCGCGCCTTCACCGGATGGCTGCACCATGTCGATACCATCGGACGTGGCACCATAGCCGACAAGCTCGCAGTAAATTTTCGCACCGCGCGCCTTGGCGTGTTCCAGTTCTTCCAGGACTACCGTGCCTCCGCCACCGGCGATGATGAAACCGTCACGGTCCTTGTCATAGGCGCGTGAGGCCTTTGCAGGTGTGTCGTTGAAGTGGGAGGACATGGCGCCCATGGCGTCGAACAGCACGGACAAGGTCCAGTCAAGTTCCTCGCCGCCGCCGGCAAACATCACGTCCTGCTTGCCCCATTGAATGAGTTCAGCGGCATTGCCGATGCAGTGTGTGGACGTCGCACAGGCTGACGAGATCGAGTAGTTGACACCCCTGATGCCGAACGGAACGGCAAGCGTCGCGGAATTGGTCGACGACATGGCGGCAGGCACCGCAAACGGGCCGACGCGCTTGGGGCTTTTTTCGCGCGTGGTATCTGCCGATGCAACGATTGTACGGGTCGACGGCCCGCCTGAGCCCATGATCAGGCCGGTGCGCTCGTTCTTCACGTCACTTTCTTCAAGCCCTGCATCGGTGATTGCCTGCTGCATGGCGATCCAGTTCCAGGCGGCACCATCGCCCATGAAACGACGCACCCGGCGGTCAATGGAACTGTCAAGGTCGATGGTGGGCGCACCGTGCACCTGACACCGAAAGCCCAGCTTCGTGTAATCTTCCGCGCTGACAATTCCCGGCTTTGCCTCGCGCAGGGATGCATTAACTTCCTGAGCATTGCTGCCGATACTCGATACGATACCGATACCGGTGACTACCACACGTCTCATGCTGCCCTATTCGCCTTTCATCGTCCGCCTTGTCACAAAAGGACTAAGCTGGTTTCTCATCCACAAAAGTCCCGACCCGCATACCGGTCGTGGTGTAGATAACCTCTCCATCAGCCTTCAACACACCGTTTGCAATGGCCATGTTCAGCTTGCGCAATATGAGCCGCTGCACATCCACAACATATTCGACCTTCTTGACTTCCGGCGTCACCATTGCGGTGAACTTGACCTCGCCGACACCCAGTGCCCGGCCACGTCCCGGCGCACCCATCCAGCCCAGGAAAAATCCAGTCAACTGCCACAAGGCATCCAGCCCCAGACATCCCGGCATCACGGGATCCCCCTGAAAATGGCACGGGAAAAACCACAGGTCCGGCCTGACATCAAGTTCAGCCACGATCTGGCCCTTGCCGGCAGACCCGCCATCCTCGGAAATGGACGTAATTCGGTCGAACATCAGCATTGGCGGCAGCGGCAATTGTGCGTTGCCAGGACCGAAA
Above is a window of Anderseniella sp. Alg231-50 DNA encoding:
- the fabA gene encoding 3-hydroxyacyl-[acyl-carrier-protein] dehydratase FabA; amino-acid sequence: MSERKGHFGYEELLACGRGELFGPGNAQLPLPPMLMFDRITSISEDGGSAGKGQIVAELDVRPDLWFFPCHFQGDPVMPGCLGLDALWQLTGFFLGWMGAPGRGRALGVGEVKFTAMVTPEVKKVEYVVDVQRLILRKLNMAIANGVLKADGEVIYTTTGMRVGTFVDEKPA
- the fabB gene encoding beta-ketoacyl-ACP synthase I, which gives rise to MRRVVVTGIGIVSSIGSNAQEVNASLREAKPGIVSAEDYTKLGFRCQVHGAPTIDLDSSIDRRVRRFMGDGAAWNWIAMQQAITDAGLEESDVKNERTGLIMGSGGPSTRTIVASADTTREKSPKRVGPFAVPAAMSSTNSATLAVPFGIRGVNYSISSACATSTHCIGNAAELIQWGKQDVMFAGGGEELDWTLSVLFDAMGAMSSHFNDTPAKASRAYDKDRDGFIIAGGGGTVVLEELEHAKARGAKIYCELVGYGATSDGIDMVQPSGEGAARCMKLAMSTVNEKIDYINPHATSTPIGDLREIEAIREVFGNDIPPISATKSLTGHSLGAAGVQEAIYSILMMQNGFICESANIEELDPEFADIPVVRERRDNANLDVVLSNSFGFGGTNGTLVFQRYNG
- the ubiB gene encoding 2-polyprenylphenol 6-hydroxylase gives rise to the protein MFNKLRHLFKLARAGRTIARHGGLDAALDDDNVPSAAKSVLRLLGAGKSSREQRSGLAEALNELGPSYIKLGQFLATRPDMIGSERAGALRQLQDRMKPFDMNEAREAIQAGLGRPAGEIFQPLSDPVAAASIAQVHKAQVIDEAGNRRDVAVKVLRPGVEARFRDDLETFFTAARLAERFSAEARRLNFVKAVATLERSVELEMDLRLEAAAMSEMAENTRDDPGFRVPEIFWQQTSRRILTSEWIDGIALTDDKALAASGLDLPGLGDTVIQSFLRHAMRDGFFHADMHQGNLFIDARNDLVAVDFGIMGRLSMKDRRFLAEILWGFIKRDYKRIATVHFEAGYVPAGQDVDLFAQALRAIGEPIMGRNSTDISMARLLTQLFEVTGQFNMETQPQLILLQKTMVVVEGVARSFNPKLNMWVTAEPVVAEWMEQKLGAQGRLEDAAEGAATLGRLAASFPEVLSELGQASALVSSMAQSGGIRLDSDTTEAIAAAQARHSASNRGALWVGAVALVVLAVSLAL
- the dut gene encoding dUTP diphosphatase; the encoded protein is MTPAPEVRLSWLPHGEGLEAPAYETAQAAGMDIRAAVPADDPVVLEAGARALIETGFAMALPPGFEAQIRPRSGLAIKQGITCLNTPGTIDADYRGEIKVILINLGDAPFTINRGERIAQMVIAPVVQATITQVDVLDATGRGSGGFGSTGKS
- the fabI gene encoding enoyl-ACP reductase FabI, translated to MIEVKSDLMKGRRGLIMGVANDHSIAWGIARSLREHGAELAFTYQGDAFGKRVAPLAEKAGSSLVMPCDVEDPATVAAVFDTLQAEWGSLDFVVHAIAYSDKNELSGLYADTTRENFSRTMVISCFSFTEIARRAAAMMNDGGSMLTLTYGGATRVMPNYNVMGVAKAALEASVRYLAADYGPRGIRVNAISAGPMRTLAGAGIADARAMFSFQRQHSPLRRPVSLEEVGGAGLYLLSPLSGGVTGEVHFVDSGYNIISTPRPEDLAAGSE
- the coaBC gene encoding bifunctional phosphopantothenoylcysteine decarboxylase/phosphopantothenate--cysteine ligase CoaBC gives rise to the protein MSEQKRILLIIGGGIAAYKTLELIRLCKKAGVAVTPILTRGGEQFVTPLSVGGLAGEKAYTNLFDLTDEAEMGHIQLSRVADLVVVAPATADLMAKMASGQADDLATTALLATDKPVLMAPAMNVRMWQHPATRRNLETLKSDGVLVCGPEEGDMACGEYGPGRMSEAADIFSAIEKFYGGQGLPAQTRPDVCKTGPLAGRKVLITAGPTHEPIDPVRYIANRSSGKQGYALAEAAIALGAEVALVSGPVGLPIPQGVELINVETARDMLKAVQGELPCDMAIFCAAVADWRTEDNAQQKMKKDGSGKPPALKLAENPDILKSVGHLKNHRPALVVGFAAETENVVDNARKKLTAKNADIIVANDVSDEGGVMGGRDNTVHLVGPDKVEDWDKMSKRDVAVRLMDHFTAMLAENT
- the ubiE gene encoding bifunctional demethylmenaquinone methyltransferase/2-methoxy-6-polyprenyl-1,4-benzoquinol methylase UbiE, which gives rise to MNDTEKTKPADETSFGFRTVAEADRQGLVNEVFGKVAARYDQMNDLMSGGLHRLWKDDFIALLNPPKSDRPFKVLDVAGGTGDIAFRIARAGGGGTEVTVADISPEMVGEGARRAPGELHGGKCRFSVGNAETLAFPDNTFDAYTIAFGIRNVTHIDRALAQAYRVLKPGGRFLCLEFSHVDVPGMEQVYEAYSMTVIPAVGKVVTGDGDPYRYLVESIQKFPAPQVFEHMIGEAGFVRTSHRMLTGGIVAIHSGWKV
- the mutM gene encoding bifunctional DNA-formamidopyrimidine glycosylase/DNA-(apurinic or apyrimidinic site) lyase, yielding MPELPEVETVRRGLEPALVDRRVKTVRLNRPDLRFPFPAGLAEIVSGKRVIALRRRAKYILIELESGHTVLVHLGMTGRFTVWPPDGAARNLGEFYYLEQAGHAGDGPHDHVVVDLDDGARVVYTDPRRFGFVDLIEPGGADTNRFLAGLGVEPLGNELHADFLAGALAGRRSPLKAALLDQRIIAGLGNIYVCEALYRARLSPKRLSGTIVRKRGASPLVEPLVHSVRAIIAEAIEAGGSTLRDYAHTDGGSGEFQQRFDVYDREGEACRTQGCTSRIKRIVQSGRSSFYCPTCQR
- a CDS encoding molybdopterin-synthase adenylyltransferase MoeB; the encoded protein is MALSDDEIERYARHIVLRELGGPGQQKLKAAKVLVVGAGGLGAPVLLYLAGAGVGTIGVVDDDIVSLSNLQRQIIHTTKAAAEKTAKTDSAAARINDLNPNVSVVTHQTRLDASNALDIISDYDIVADGCDNFVTRFLVSDACYLLGKTLVSAAVGQFDAQLSTFKPHLEQADGTPYPSYRCLHTDIPPDGMVPSCEEAGIIGALTGVIGSMQAMEVIKEISEIGDSLAGRMVMYDALSARFMVTRLSWNPDNPLNGRHPAITDLSAYQ
- the rpsT gene encoding 30S ribosomal protein S20 codes for the protein MANTRSAKKAVRHIARRTEINMNRRSRVRSFLRTVEEAIAKGDQGAAADALKAAQPEIMRGAQKGIMHKNTASRKVSRLAKRVKAISA
- a CDS encoding enoyl-CoA hydratase, which translates into the protein MTYSSISVETRDAVGLITLNRPDALNALNSALIDELNEALDAFEADGAIGAIVITGSEKAFAAGADIKEMQSQSYMDVYLGDFIGKWEKVSRCRKPVIAAVAGYALGGGCEMAMMCDFILAADTAKFGQPEINLGAMPGAGGTQRLTRFVGKSKAMEMCLTGRMMDAEEAERSGLVSRIVPAADLIDEAVRTAAVIAAKSMPIAMMTKETVNRAYETTLAEGVRFERRVFHSMFATDDQKEGMAAFADKRKPKFSNS